A region from the Lysobacter antibioticus genome encodes:
- a CDS encoding CheR family methyltransferase → MKPGGFQQWLKDTMGLDASTIGPTVVERAVASRMTACGCKQLAEYWQALRASPLEQQELIEAVVVPETWFFRDTQAFSALSETFGLHWAVTHPGERLRLLSLPCSTGEEPYTMAMALQDAGFPLERLSIDAVDISERALAKALRGLYGSNSFRGRELQFRERHFTTVAGGWQLPETVRSRVNFIQGNVLDVAFLPGEAVYDAIFCRNLLIYFDADTQIRTVGILKRLLRPQGLLFVGPAEAGLILSQGFASAQLPMAFAFRPPRADSGVAVSAAMLATTASALAGAAAKATTVKAIAKPRPLARPAPSASPVPAVAESAEALLDAAQRLADNGDFDRAAGSCQAYLQAQGPSARALYLLGLIEGAKGRNELAEDYFRKALYLQPQHEETLMHLALLLETRGDAAGGRVLRLRAQRSRRTAG, encoded by the coding sequence ATGAAGCCGGGCGGCTTCCAGCAATGGCTCAAGGACACCATGGGGCTGGATGCCAGCACCATCGGCCCGACCGTGGTCGAGCGCGCCGTCGCCAGCCGCATGACCGCGTGCGGATGCAAGCAACTCGCCGAGTACTGGCAGGCGCTGCGCGCCTCTCCGCTGGAGCAGCAGGAACTGATCGAAGCGGTGGTGGTGCCGGAGACCTGGTTCTTCCGCGACACCCAGGCGTTCAGCGCCTTGTCGGAAACCTTTGGCCTGCATTGGGCGGTCACCCATCCCGGCGAGCGTCTGCGCCTGCTGAGCCTGCCGTGTTCGACCGGCGAAGAGCCCTACACGATGGCGATGGCCCTGCAAGACGCCGGCTTTCCGCTCGAGCGGCTCAGCATCGACGCGGTCGACATCAGCGAGCGCGCGCTGGCGAAGGCGCTGCGCGGCCTGTACGGCAGCAACTCGTTCCGCGGCCGCGAGCTGCAGTTCCGCGAGCGCCATTTCACCACCGTGGCGGGCGGCTGGCAGTTGCCGGAGACAGTGCGTTCGCGGGTTAATTTCATCCAGGGCAACGTACTCGACGTCGCCTTCCTGCCCGGCGAGGCGGTGTACGACGCGATCTTCTGCCGCAACCTGCTGATCTATTTCGATGCCGACACCCAGATACGCACGGTCGGCATTCTCAAGCGTCTGCTGCGTCCGCAAGGGCTGCTGTTCGTCGGTCCGGCCGAAGCCGGGTTGATCCTGTCGCAGGGTTTCGCCTCGGCGCAGTTGCCGATGGCTTTCGCCTTCCGTCCGCCGCGAGCCGACAGCGGTGTCGCGGTGTCGGCGGCGATGTTGGCGACGACGGCGTCGGCGCTGGCGGGCGCCGCCGCCAAGGCCACCACGGTGAAAGCCATCGCCAAGCCGCGGCCGTTGGCGCGGCCGGCGCCCTCGGCGAGCCCCGTGCCGGCAGTTGCCGAGAGCGCAGAAGCCTTGCTCGACGCCGCGCAGCGCCTGGCCGATAACGGCGACTTCGATCGGGCAGCGGGCTCCTGCCAGGCCTATCTGCAGGCACAGGGGCCGTCGGCGCGTGCGCTGTACCTGCTCGGGCTGATCGAGGGGGCGAAGGGCCGCAACGAGCTCGCCGAAGACTATTTCCGCAAGGCCTTGTACTTGCAGCCACAACACGAAGAGACCCTGATGCATCTGGCGTTGCTGCTCGAAACCCGCGGCGATGCCGCCGGCGGGCGCGTCCTGCGCCTGCGCGCGCAACGCTCGCGCAGGACGGCAGGCTGA
- a CDS encoding chemotaxis protein CheW produces the protein MSAKHTPAGPSSAVARLLDRAPAPEALREATRHVAAKAEDLRSLTASLFVFRLGAEWLGLAASVVDEVIEPRPVHTLPHRREGVVRGLVNVRGQLTVCVALESLFHLEAGQADAARSLLNRRLVVLAWQEQRLAFEADEVHGSHRYDPAAIGNVPATVAHSVSPFSTGILAMGQRNVGVLDDALVLGALNRRLG, from the coding sequence ATGAGCGCCAAGCACACGCCGGCCGGACCGAGCAGCGCCGTGGCCCGTTTGCTCGACCGCGCGCCCGCGCCGGAGGCGCTGCGCGAGGCGACCCGGCACGTCGCCGCCAAAGCCGAAGACCTGAGGTCGCTGACCGCGTCGCTGTTCGTGTTCCGCCTCGGCGCGGAATGGCTGGGCCTGGCCGCCTCGGTGGTCGACGAAGTCATCGAGCCGCGCCCGGTCCACACCTTGCCGCATCGCCGCGAGGGTGTGGTGCGCGGGCTGGTCAACGTGCGCGGGCAGCTCACCGTCTGCGTCGCGCTCGAATCCCTGTTCCATCTGGAAGCGGGCCAGGCCGATGCCGCGCGCAGCTTGTTGAACCGGCGCCTGGTGGTGCTGGCCTGGCAGGAGCAGCGCCTGGCCTTCGAGGCCGACGAAGTGCACGGTTCGCATCGTTACGACCCGGCCGCGATCGGCAACGTGCCGGCGACGGTCGCGCATTCGGTTTCGCCGTTCAGCACCGGCATTCTGGCCATGGGCCAGCGCAACGTCGGCGTGCTCGACGACGCGCTGGTGCTCGGCGCACTCAATCGGCGGCTCGGATGA
- a CDS encoding hybrid sensor histidine kinase/response regulator: protein MSTGNLQDYSLHDLFRMEVEGQAQVLTEGLLILESHPASAPELEACMRAAHSVKGAARILGLSAAVAVAHSMEDCLVEAQQGRLVLGNVVIDALLGGVDLLARIAATPATETAPWMRDDAPDAERFRAALAAALAADPAPASAAAETDAEHASAAEAAHAEAAHAEAESEERVLRITARSLNRLLGLAGESLVVSRWLDPYIRSLSRLKRLQHDSAVALDRLADISPGMSRDQHANALLMEARSAIAESQRQLADRIAQLDLYERRIASVAHRLYDEALSSHMRPFADGTRGFKRMVRDLARELGKEARLEIVGAKTQVDRDVLAKLEAPLGHLLRNAVDHGIESAEQRRADGKPVGGLVRLEAHHVSGLLEITIEDDGRGIDLEQVRTIVIARRLADEDTASRLSEAELLEFLFLPGFTLREVVTEISGRGVGLDAVQNMVKQLRGTVRLSSQAGGGTRFQLHLPLTTSVLRALVVEIGAEAYAFPLTQIVCTAMVAREDVHWLEGRQHFELNGRRIGLVSAQQVLGGSEAKAAPEQLHVIVLGAPGGGHEYGLAVERFRGVSELVVQSLPSQLGKVKDISAGALLDDGTPVLIVDVEDLLRSVERLVSTGRLTQLRYDDSAQTATRKRVLVVDDSLTVRELERKLIESGGYVVEVAVDGMDGWNAVRAGHFDLVVTDIDMPRMDGIELVGLIKKDARLRSVPVMIVSYKDREEDRRRGLDAGADFYLTKGGFHEEALLQAVVDLIGEAAA, encoded by the coding sequence ATGAGCACAGGCAACCTCCAGGATTATTCGCTGCACGACCTGTTCCGCATGGAGGTGGAAGGGCAGGCGCAGGTGCTGACCGAGGGGTTGCTGATCCTCGAAAGTCATCCGGCCTCGGCGCCGGAGCTCGAAGCCTGCATGCGCGCGGCGCATTCGGTGAAAGGCGCCGCGCGCATCCTCGGCCTGTCGGCCGCGGTGGCGGTCGCGCATTCGATGGAAGATTGCCTGGTCGAGGCGCAACAGGGGCGGCTGGTCCTCGGCAACGTCGTCATCGATGCCCTGCTCGGCGGCGTCGACCTGCTCGCCCGCATCGCTGCGACGCCGGCCACCGAGACTGCGCCGTGGATGCGCGACGATGCGCCGGACGCCGAGCGTTTCCGCGCCGCCTTGGCCGCGGCCCTGGCCGCCGATCCGGCTCCGGCATCGGCGGCGGCAGAGACCGACGCGGAACACGCCTCGGCCGCCGAGGCCGCTCACGCCGAGGCCGCCCATGCTGAGGCCGAAAGCGAAGAGCGGGTGCTGCGCATCACCGCACGCAGCCTCAACCGCCTGCTCGGCCTGGCCGGCGAGTCGCTGGTGGTGTCGCGCTGGCTCGATCCCTACATCCGCTCGTTGAGCCGCCTCAAGCGTCTGCAGCACGACAGCGCGGTCGCGCTGGACCGGCTGGCCGACATCTCGCCGGGCATGTCGCGCGATCAACATGCGAACGCGTTGCTGATGGAGGCGCGCTCGGCGATCGCCGAGTCGCAGCGGCAACTAGCCGATAGAATCGCCCAGCTGGACTTGTACGAGCGCCGCATCGCCAGCGTCGCCCATCGCCTCTACGACGAGGCGTTGTCGAGCCATATGCGGCCGTTCGCCGACGGTACCCGCGGGTTCAAGCGCATGGTCCGCGATCTGGCGCGCGAACTCGGCAAGGAGGCGCGCCTGGAGATCGTCGGCGCCAAGACCCAAGTCGACCGCGATGTCCTCGCCAAGCTCGAAGCGCCGTTGGGCCACCTGCTGCGCAATGCGGTCGATCACGGCATCGAGTCGGCCGAGCAGCGCCGCGCCGACGGCAAGCCCGTCGGCGGCCTGGTGCGGCTGGAAGCGCATCACGTGTCCGGCCTGCTCGAAATCACCATCGAAGACGACGGCCGCGGCATCGATCTGGAACAGGTGCGCACGATAGTCATTGCCCGGCGCCTGGCCGACGAGGACACCGCGTCGCGCCTGAGCGAGGCGGAACTGCTCGAATTCCTGTTCCTGCCCGGATTCACCCTGCGCGAGGTGGTCACCGAGATCTCCGGGCGCGGGGTCGGCCTCGACGCCGTGCAGAACATGGTCAAGCAACTGCGCGGTACCGTGCGCCTGTCGTCGCAAGCCGGCGGCGGCACGCGTTTCCAGTTGCACTTGCCGCTGACGACCTCGGTGCTGCGCGCGCTGGTGGTCGAGATCGGCGCGGAGGCCTATGCGTTTCCGCTGACCCAGATCGTCTGCACGGCGATGGTTGCGCGCGAGGACGTGCACTGGCTCGAAGGGCGCCAGCATTTCGAGTTGAACGGCCGTCGCATCGGTCTGGTGTCGGCGCAGCAGGTGCTCGGCGGCTCCGAGGCCAAGGCCGCGCCCGAGCAACTGCATGTGATCGTGCTCGGCGCGCCCGGCGGCGGCCACGAATACGGCCTGGCGGTGGAGCGTTTCCGCGGCGTCAGCGAGTTGGTGGTGCAGTCGTTGCCGAGCCAGTTGGGCAAGGTCAAGGACATCAGCGCCGGTGCCCTGCTCGACGACGGCACGCCGGTGCTGATCGTCGACGTGGAGGACCTGCTGCGTTCGGTCGAGCGCCTGGTGTCGACCGGCCGCCTGACCCAGCTGCGTTACGACGACAGCGCGCAGACCGCGACCCGCAAGCGCGTGCTGGTGGTCGACGATTCACTCACCGTACGCGAGCTCGAACGCAAACTGATCGAAAGCGGAGGTTACGTGGTCGAGGTGGCGGTGGACGGTATGGACGGCTGGAACGCGGTGCGGGCGGGTCATTTCGACCTGGTCGTCACCGACATCGACATGCCGCGCATGGACGGCATCGAGCTGGTCGGCCTGATCAAGAAGGATGCGCGTCTGCGCAGCGTGCCGGTCATGATCGTGTCGTATAAGGATCGCGAGGAAGATCGCCGGCGCGGCCTCGATGCCGGCGCCGATTTCTATCTGACCAAGGGCGGCTTCCATGAGGAAGCGTTGTTGCAGGCGGTGGTCGACTTGATCGGCGAGGCCGCTGCATGA